A portion of the Callithrix jacchus isolate 240 chromosome 13, calJac240_pri, whole genome shotgun sequence genome contains these proteins:
- the SMIM21 gene encoding LOW QUALITY PROTEIN: small integral membrane protein 21 (The sequence of the model RefSeq protein was modified relative to this genomic sequence to represent the inferred CDS: deleted 2 bases in 1 codon), giving the protein MDKYVPTAPPQFPITQLGTFKQDSAGKGWILKGNFLRKEAPTTLSLWFENEHHIHFFTLLVLFHVIGVAEDHSRIQGISGDWKRANSIF; this is encoded by the exons ATGGACAAGTATGTTCCCACAGctcctccccaattccccatAACACAGCTGGGAACATTTAAACAAGACTCCGCAGGAAAGGGATGGATACTCAAGGGGAATTTTCTGCGGAAGGAAGCACCTACCACATTGAGTTTGTGG tttGAAAATGAACACCATATTCAT TTCTTCACATTGTTGGTTCTTTTCCATGTAATTGGTGTTGCTGAGGATCACAGCAGGATACAAGGTATTTCTGGAGACTGGAAAAGGGCAAACAGCATATTTTGA